A window of Chitinophagales bacterium contains these coding sequences:
- a CDS encoding fumarylacetoacetate hydrolase family protein, translating to MKIFCVGRNYVAHAEELGNEVPDEPVIFMKPKSALLQPHTPFYYPEFTNELHYECELVLRISKNGKYIQEKFANKYYDAVTVGIDFTARDLQNELKEKGLPWEKAKAWDNSAAIGKWIPLNALKNKKDINFSLYKNKELVQQGSSELMIHSFDEIVAHISNYFSVNIGDLIFTGTPKGVGELVVGDELEGYLEDEVLLNLEVK from the coding sequence ATGAAGATATTTTGCGTAGGCCGTAACTATGTTGCCCATGCTGAAGAGTTGGGAAACGAGGTTCCTGATGAACCTGTGATATTCATGAAGCCCAAAAGCGCCCTCCTTCAACCACATACACCTTTTTATTATCCCGAGTTCACCAACGAATTGCATTATGAATGTGAACTGGTGCTGCGTATCAGCAAGAATGGGAAGTATATTCAGGAAAAATTTGCCAATAAATATTATGACGCCGTAACTGTAGGGATCGACTTTACCGCACGTGACCTGCAGAACGAATTAAAGGAAAAAGGCCTTCCCTGGGAAAAAGCCAAAGCCTGGGATAATTCCGCCGCCATTGGTAAATGGATTCCTTTGAACGCGCTCAAAAACAAAAAGGATATCAATTTCAGTTTATATAAGAATAAGGAACTTGTCCAACAGGGCAGCTCGGAATTGATGATCCACTCGTTTGATGAGATCGTTGCTCATATCTCCAACTACTTTTCTGTTAACATCGGTGACCTGATTTTTACCGGCACTCCAAAAGGGGTCGGTGAATTGGTGGTAGGTGATGAACTGGAAGGTTATCTTGAAGATGAGGTTCTCCTGAACCTGGAAGTCAAGTAA
- a CDS encoding ribose-phosphate pyrophosphokinase, translated as MQTPTAKIFAGTGSQELAREICKRYGTQLGNVSIQRFSDGEIQPIFQESIRGDFVFLVQSTYSPSDNLMELLLMIDAAKRASAYRIIAVIPYYGYSRQDRKDRPRVAIGSKLVANMLTAAGADRVITMDLHAPQIQGYFDIPVDHLDSSAVFIPYIEQLQLENLTFAAPDVGASNRIREIASYFEVEMVICDKHRKRANEISSMVVIGDVTDRDVIIIDDICDTGGTLAKSAQLLKEKGARTVRAMITHPVLSGKAHDNIESSVLEELVVCDTIPLRQEYKKIKVLSTAGLFATTIRNAFENKSITSLFIHSQRRNK; from the coding sequence ATGCAAACACCTACTGCAAAGATCTTTGCCGGAACCGGTTCCCAGGAATTGGCCCGTGAGATCTGTAAACGCTATGGTACCCAATTGGGTAACGTCTCCATCCAACGGTTCAGTGATGGGGAGATTCAACCGATCTTCCAGGAGAGTATCCGGGGAGATTTTGTTTTTTTGGTCCAAAGCACCTATTCCCCTTCAGACAACCTGATGGAGCTGCTCCTGATGATCGATGCAGCCAAAAGGGCCTCAGCCTACCGGATCATCGCCGTTATTCCCTATTATGGCTATTCCCGCCAGGACCGCAAGGACCGCCCCCGGGTGGCGATTGGTAGTAAGCTGGTAGCCAATATGTTAACTGCTGCTGGCGCCGATCGGGTGATCACGATGGACCTCCACGCACCCCAGATTCAGGGCTATTTTGACATCCCGGTGGACCACCTCGACAGTTCAGCTGTTTTTATCCCTTACATAGAGCAACTTCAGCTTGAAAACCTTACCTTTGCGGCCCCCGATGTGGGAGCCAGCAACCGGATCCGTGAGATCGCCAGTTATTTTGAAGTGGAAATGGTGATCTGCGACAAACACCGGAAGCGGGCCAACGAGATTTCGAGCATGGTTGTTATCGGGGATGTGACAGACAGGGATGTGATCATCATTGATGACATCTGTGATACGGGTGGAACCCTGGCCAAAAGTGCGCAACTCCTCAAAGAAAAAGGAGCGCGAACCGTACGGGCCATGATCACTCACCCGGTCTTAAGTGGAAAGGCCCACGACAATATTGAAAGCAGTGTGTTGGAAGAATTGGTCGTGTGTGATACCATCCCCCTGCGGCAGGAGTACAAAAAGATCAAAGTGCTTTCTACCGCCGGTTTGTTTGCCACCACGATCCGGAACGCGTTTGAGAACAAGAGCATCACCAGTCTCTTTATCCATTCGCAAAGAAGGAACAAGTAA
- a CDS encoding 50S ribosomal protein L25, which yields MNTITIEGQLRTEHGKEATRQLRSQDQVPGVIYGGAKEISFFAPAVEFKPLVYTPNFQLAEVKIDGNTYRCILKDLQFDKVSDKLIHVDLMELVEDRKVVATIPLKFVGVASGVKDGGKMNIKMKSLKIKTYPKYLKEVIEVDVENLKLNENIRVEDVKADNYEVLNSPRIPIASVVMTRQLKQEEAAGDKPAAPAAAAPAAEKK from the coding sequence ATGAACACGATTACAATCGAAGGACAACTGAGGACCGAACACGGCAAAGAAGCCACCCGCCAGCTTCGCTCTCAGGATCAAGTGCCAGGTGTAATTTACGGGGGTGCCAAAGAAATCAGTTTCTTCGCGCCGGCTGTCGAATTCAAACCGCTGGTGTACACACCGAACTTCCAACTGGCCGAGGTAAAGATCGACGGAAACACCTATCGCTGCATCCTCAAAGACCTGCAGTTTGATAAAGTGTCCGACAAACTCATTCACGTTGACCTGATGGAACTGGTAGAAGACAGAAAAGTTGTTGCAACCATTCCCTTGAAATTCGTTGGTGTTGCCTCCGGAGTAAAAGACGGTGGTAAGATGAATATCAAGATGAAATCCCTGAAGATCAAGACCTATCCCAAATACCTGAAAGAGGTGATCGAAGTGGATGTCGAAAATCTTAAACTGAACGAGAACATCCGTGTAGAAGATGTAAAGGCCGATAATTACGAGGTGTTGAATTCTCCCCGTATTCCTATCGCTTCTGTGGTAATGACCCGTCAGCTGAAACAAGAGGAAGCCGCTGGTGATAAACCCGCTGCCCCTGCTGCCGCTGCTCCTGCCGCTGAGAAAAAATAA
- a CDS encoding aminoacyl-tRNA hydrolase translates to MRYLIVGLGNIGEEYRQTRHNIGFDIVDEFAAKHGGFYQTDRLAAVAEFKIKGKIATCIKPSTFMNLSGRAVKYWSDKLSVPLERTFVIVDELALPLSKIRIKPSGSAGGHNGLKSLEEVLGSDQYPRLRFGIGNDYPKGKQSDFVLGRWSEKELPLVRFKATKAVEAIDLFILQGLTAAMNEVNNKEYSL, encoded by the coding sequence ATGAGGTATCTCATCGTTGGCCTGGGAAATATTGGAGAGGAATACCGACAGACCCGTCACAATATCGGTTTTGATATTGTTGACGAGTTTGCCGCCAAACATGGTGGGTTTTACCAAACCGACCGGCTGGCTGCTGTGGCTGAATTCAAGATCAAAGGCAAAATAGCGACCTGCATCAAGCCCTCCACCTTTATGAACCTGAGTGGAAGGGCCGTAAAATACTGGTCAGATAAACTGTCGGTCCCCCTGGAAAGGACCTTTGTGATCGTCGACGAACTGGCCCTCCCGCTTTCCAAGATCCGGATAAAACCTTCGGGAAGCGCCGGCGGCCATAATGGGCTGAAAAGCCTCGAAGAAGTGCTTGGATCTGACCAATACCCCCGGCTTCGGTTTGGCATCGGGAACGATTATCCGAAAGGAAAACAATCCGATTTTGTGCTTGGCCGATGGTCCGAAAAGGAACTCCCCCTGGTCAGGTTCAAAGCCACTAAAGCCGTTGAAGCCATCGACTTATTCATCCTCCAGGGCCTGACGGCCGCCATGAACGAAGTAAATAATAAAGAGTATTCGCTATGA
- a CDS encoding tungsten formylmethanofuran dehydrogenase: MIETPILIRAYRLMCLAKEMAETYEANRTICKYVHSTSRGHEAIQLATGFQLLPGDFVSPYYRDESLLLGLGYTPFELMLQLLTRDADPFSGGRSYYSHPNANDPGRVRMIHQSSATGMQAIPTTGVAHGLQYLEQTGSEKRVKGPNGENPIVICSLGDGSVTEGEVSEALQFAVLKQLPIIYLVQDNEWGISATASETRAMNAYEYADGFKGLQKISIDGTDFSAAFDAMTSVINDVRKNRKPWLVHARVPLLNHHTSGVRKEFYRTESDLNDQSRFDPRPLLRKLLLEKGVGEEEIQRIEKNAAETVRSDFDRAVASPEPAPETATQDIFSPSPVIEEKGERQPAGKEKVMMVDAALFAIRELMEEHPECIFFGQDVGKRLGGVFREAATLGEKFGEHRVFNTAIQEAYIIGSTVGLSATGVKPIVEVQFADYIYPGFNQLVSEISKSCYLSRGKFPVSTIIRVPIGAYGGGGPYHSGSIESTLLSIKGIKIAYPSNAADMKGLMKAAYYDGNPVVMLEHKGLYWGKVPGTEEAKTTEPSRDYILPFGKANLVLAANTRQVTEGNTACIITYGMGVYWAKQVEKEYPGRLDILDLRTLFPLDEELVFTTVKKHGRCLVLTEEQQNNSFAEALAGRIAQQCFQWLDAPVQVCGALNVPAIPLNKDLEAAVLPSPQKISRIIKDLFQY; the protein is encoded by the coding sequence ATGATCGAAACGCCTATTCTGATACGCGCGTACCGCCTTATGTGTCTGGCCAAGGAAATGGCCGAGACCTATGAAGCCAACCGCACGATCTGTAAATATGTTCACTCCACATCGCGGGGGCACGAAGCTATTCAACTGGCCACCGGGTTTCAACTTCTTCCGGGTGACTTTGTAAGCCCCTATTACCGCGATGAAAGCCTCTTGTTAGGACTTGGCTATACACCTTTCGAACTCATGCTTCAATTGTTGACCCGGGATGCCGACCCGTTTAGCGGTGGCCGATCCTATTACTCCCATCCCAATGCCAACGACCCGGGAAGGGTACGGATGATCCATCAAAGCAGTGCTACCGGAATGCAGGCAATACCTACCACCGGTGTAGCGCATGGATTACAGTATCTCGAACAAACAGGATCTGAAAAAAGGGTAAAAGGACCAAATGGAGAAAACCCGATCGTGATTTGCTCACTGGGTGATGGAAGCGTTACCGAAGGTGAGGTGAGCGAAGCGCTTCAGTTTGCCGTCCTAAAACAATTACCGATCATTTATCTCGTACAGGATAACGAATGGGGCATCAGTGCCACAGCTTCCGAAACACGTGCGATGAATGCCTATGAATATGCAGATGGATTCAAGGGTTTGCAAAAGATCAGTATCGACGGGACGGATTTTTCTGCCGCTTTTGACGCCATGACATCCGTGATCAATGATGTGCGGAAAAACAGAAAACCCTGGCTGGTTCATGCCCGGGTTCCCCTGTTGAACCACCATACAAGTGGTGTACGCAAAGAATTTTATCGAACAGAGTCTGACCTGAATGATCAGTCGCGTTTCGATCCACGTCCTTTGCTGCGAAAATTATTGCTGGAAAAAGGAGTGGGAGAGGAAGAAATACAACGAATAGAAAAAAATGCGGCTGAAACAGTGAGGTCCGACTTTGACCGTGCGGTGGCTTCACCGGAACCTGCACCGGAAACCGCCACGCAGGACATATTTTCCCCAAGTCCCGTAATCGAAGAAAAAGGAGAACGGCAACCGGCCGGAAAGGAAAAAGTGATGATGGTGGATGCGGCTTTATTCGCCATTCGCGAATTGATGGAGGAACATCCCGAGTGTATCTTTTTCGGCCAGGATGTAGGGAAACGGCTGGGTGGTGTATTCCGCGAAGCGGCCACACTGGGAGAGAAATTTGGGGAACACCGGGTGTTCAATACAGCCATACAGGAGGCCTATATAATTGGGTCCACTGTAGGACTTAGCGCCACAGGAGTAAAGCCCATTGTGGAGGTTCAATTTGCGGATTATATCTATCCCGGATTTAATCAACTTGTGAGTGAAATATCCAAATCATGTTACCTGAGCCGGGGAAAATTCCCGGTTTCCACCATCATTCGGGTGCCCATTGGCGCATATGGAGGTGGCGGGCCGTATCATAGTGGTAGTATTGAATCCACACTTTTGTCCATCAAAGGGATCAAGATCGCCTATCCTTCCAATGCTGCTGATATGAAAGGGTTGATGAAAGCGGCCTATTATGATGGGAACCCCGTGGTGATGCTGGAGCATAAAGGTTTGTATTGGGGAAAGGTACCGGGTACGGAGGAGGCTAAAACAACCGAACCATCCAGGGATTATATCCTTCCATTCGGAAAGGCCAACCTGGTATTGGCTGCAAATACCCGGCAGGTGACCGAGGGAAATACGGCCTGTATCATTACCTACGGTATGGGTGTTTATTGGGCAAAGCAGGTGGAAAAAGAATATCCCGGTCGCCTGGATATACTTGATCTGCGCACTCTTTTTCCTTTGGATGAGGAACTTGTTTTTACAACCGTGAAAAAGCACGGTCGCTGTCTGGTACTTACCGAGGAACAGCAGAACAATTCATTTGCCGAAGCACTGGCCGGTCGTATCGCGCAACAATGTTTTCAATGGCTTGATGCTCCTGTGCAAGTGTGCGGGGCATTGAATGTACCCGCTATTCCGTTGAATAAAGACCTCGAGGCGGCAGTCCTGCCAAGCCCGCAGAAGATCAGCAGGATTATTAAAGATCTCTTCCAATACTAA